Proteins encoded together in one Pseudomonadota bacterium window:
- a CDS encoding DUF4404 family protein has protein sequence MLEKTITNIETNIKNAGSIGEKDRDDLLKLLSTLKSEVLELSKTHAEYAESITGFAKVSTHEATRVKKNQNLIKLSLSGLTSSIDELENTHPKLVETVNKISQILANMGI, from the coding sequence ATGTTGGAAAAAACTATTACCAATATCGAAACAAACATTAAAAATGCCGGATCAATAGGAGAAAAGGACAGGGATGATTTATTGAAATTGTTATCAACCCTGAAATCCGAGGTCCTGGAACTTTCAAAAACCCATGCCGAATATGCTGAAAGTATCACGGGCTTTGCCAAGGTTTCTACCCATGAAGCAACACGGGTAAAGAAGAATCAAAACCTCATAAAACTGTCACTATCAGGATTGACCTCATCAATTGACGAACTTGAAAATACCCATCCGAAGCTCGTAGAAACTGTAAACAAAATCTCCCAGATACTGGCCAATATGGGTATATAA
- a CDS encoding nitroreductase, which yields MELIEAIKGRKSIRAFNPDIVPREKIEEILNIVINAPSAINLQPWEFIVVMGEEKARLSRKLIKAYREKQISCSPGNVKPLANTFSRRGTESFELMNPYLEQMGQDFNRFVNEGSCNFYGAPVAVILCLDNAFSKARLVDIGIALGYFTLVAYDLGFNTCPIGLINAYEDEIKEVLDIPENKDVVIGVALGYPDQNSPINNFKSPREGLENFVRWIE from the coding sequence ATGGAATTAATAGAGGCCATTAAGGGAAGAAAGAGTATACGGGCTTTTAATCCGGATATAGTTCCGAGAGAAAAGATAGAAGAGATATTAAACATTGTAATAAATGCACCATCTGCAATCAATCTCCAACCCTGGGAGTTTATTGTTGTCATGGGTGAAGAAAAGGCAAGGCTAAGCAGAAAGCTTATTAAGGCTTACAGGGAAAAGCAGATATCCTGTAGCCCCGGAAATGTAAAGCCCCTGGCCAATACGTTCAGTAGGAGAGGAACTGAATCTTTTGAACTGATGAACCCCTATCTTGAGCAGATGGGTCAGGATTTCAATCGTTTTGTCAACGAGGGGAGCTGCAATTTTTATGGCGCTCCTGTTGCTGTCATACTCTGTCTCGATAATGCCTTCTCCAAGGCACGCCTTGTAGATATCGGCATTGCTCTGGGATATTTTACGCTTGTTGCGTATGATCTCGGTTTTAACACCTGTCCTATAGGCCTCATTAATGCTTATGAAGATGAAATAAAAGAGGTACTGGATATACCGGAAAACAAGGATGTAGTTATAGGCGTCGCCCTTGGTTATCCTGACCAAAACAGCCCTATAAATAATTTCAAATCGCCCAGAGAGGGTCTTGAAAACTTTGTCAGGTGGATTGAATAG
- a CDS encoding response regulator, with product MKESILNNKRILAVDDEPDILEVLKEEIRSYAPKCQIDTATSYEKASELLTSWTYDVVILDIMGVRGFDLLRTASSGPYPIPTVMLTAHALSPESFKQSIELGARAYLPKERLGSVVPFLEDVLTYEYGHAWRRILKLVEGVFVKQWGAYWRTSDSAFWEKFEQKIADKK from the coding sequence GTGAAAGAGTCAATTTTAAACAATAAAAGAATTCTTGCAGTAGATGATGAACCGGATATCCTTGAAGTACTAAAGGAGGAAATCCGATCATATGCCCCTAAATGTCAGATAGATACAGCCACGTCTTACGAAAAGGCTTCCGAACTTCTAACATCCTGGACGTACGATGTGGTCATTCTCGACATCATGGGCGTTCGCGGTTTTGATCTTTTGCGCACAGCATCCTCGGGCCCATATCCGATCCCCACAGTAATGCTCACTGCTCATGCCTTATCGCCTGAATCATTCAAACAATCGATTGAGCTGGGAGCTCGTGCATATTTGCCAAAAGAAAGGCTTGGATCAGTAGTTCCTTTTCTTGAAGATGTCCTGACGTACGAATATGGCCATGCCTGGAGACGAATTCTAAAGCTTGTTGAGGGCGTTTTCGTGAAACAATGGGGAGCATACTGGCGGACTTCTGATTCGGCATTTTGGGAAAAATTTGAACAGAAGATTGCCGACAAAAAATAG